Part of the Apostichopus japonicus isolate 1M-3 chromosome 13, ASM3797524v1, whole genome shotgun sequence genome is shown below.
cttgcactcaccaagctagATCTACATATTAAGTGAGAAGgtcaagaaagatgtactttttgtgttatcatgtttacaacatttttcaCTTGAAAgttgaccgcaaatgacctttgaaattCACAGAAACAATGGGCTTCTTGCACTCAATTAGATGGATTCAaacaccaagtatgaagttaatccccCGTTAACTTTTGAgttttcatgtttacaagcaagtgttacatacatacacatacgcatgccatcaccatcgcagATTCCTTTTTGCTTCCAGCAACGGATAAAAAACAGTTGAATTTGTGCCCAAACCTCTACATCATGACtgaagggggatggggggggggtgttcagtGTTCAATAGTGATTATTCcttttaaaaatatatgtacccaataaacaaaattgaagaataaaaaaataataataaaaattaaatgaaataatctAATAAATGTAGCTGAAGAAAGTTACCTGACTGGGGTTGTAATGGAAGGGGCAATTATCACAGGCATCACCCAAGAAATCACCATCATTATCCTCTTGAAATGGATTTTGGTCGTAGACGCAGTTATCCAAGATGTTGTAAATACCTAGAGAGAGAAATGATACCGTTATACAGCAGGGGTAATCCTCTTATACTTAACGTGGAAAAATTGAACAAGCTTTTTCTTCGTGTTCAGTTGAcacttttttttaccaaaaaggacaaaaatggtAACAGGCAATTTGTTTAAATGGTCCcacactcccccctcccccccctaaaaaaagcAAAAAGTTTCCACTGCTTGTTGATATTGGATGGATTGAAACTCATTAACGTCACATGTACAAAGAGTCTTTTTCGAATTTGCTTGGACATTGCAACGTGAAATTAACTGTGGATACATGAAATATTCAGTATTCTTACCGTCGTTATCGATATCCTCATCGCATTCGTCTCCATCTCCGTCACCGTCTGTGTCGATCTGTTGAGGGTTGTAGACCGCCGGGCAGTTATCACAAGCTAGACCTATCGAATCGAAGCTAGCCGACCTCGTCTGGTTAGGGTTGGGGGTAAATTCACAGTTGTCCTGAAACACAAGATGGGATGGATAAGAGAAAGGTTTAGGCTCATGATAGGGAAGAAACAAAGCTCAACTGATTAGAACAATCTGATTCAGCTAAAACCTAGGTCCACCAGTATTTCCAGTTCCCTTAAAGAATAAGTGCAATCTTCTGCCCTGTACAtgtatcaattatatatatacatatatatatataattgaaaagttAGTGAGGTGGAATATACAGAACAGTAAAAagacttccagcctccaccaggattcaaacctgtgcggacaccctaaccaactaggccatggacgctcattgtatgtccagaggttcaaaactGGTAAGGatggtcgtaattccactgcaggcgtttgccacctgtatcaAACGATACTAGTTCTTAATATTGTATTTCTTAGTAATGGTATTTCAAATGCCAAGTCTAACCAACCGAAAATTCTTAGAGGGAATATCACCTCTAAAACTTCCACACCACAAATTAAGAAACAATAGTCGTGTGGTCTTTCAGATTGGTGACGAAGAGGCAGATCTTACACAACAAATAAAGTGCCTTTCTCTAGGAATCTAGTATATGTTATGGCTTTAGGAAATAACAGATTATTGAATGGATAAATATACTTCGTGCTAAAGAATTTTTCAAGATGGGAGGTTTTGTCTTTGTCAAACACGGTATTGAACGGCATTCTTAATGTAATGATCTGGTGCGACAAAAGATTTCAAGATTGAGGCCAAAGGTACTCACGGACAAGTTGGGAATACCGTCATTATCAATGTCATCGTCACAAACATCACCGTAGGCATCTCCATCAATGTTCTCTTGACCACTGTTGGGAATGTCTGGACAGTTATCCTGTATCAAGGAGATTGAGAGAgaaaagtgttaaaaaaaaaatcatatttagtGTTCTGGTGGCTGAAAACTAGTTCACAAAGGATGTGGAAAATTTTGGTTTAATATGTTGTTGAGTTTTGTTggactacaaaacaaaatatactaaaaaaaaaagttcatttaTTTCCTACGTTTTACACAACTAGGGAGAACTCTGACATAAAAATTTACAGTTACCAGAGTGTTTTTGTTGCATAagatattacaaatattttaacaagAAAAAGAGACTTTTCATTGCAATTACCTATCTTTAATCAATGGTTAGCTAGGCTGTAAGTGCAACTACTGTATTCCAGCAGTTTCAGTactgaatgttaatgttaagtGGACAGAACTTAAATTGTTCAAATATGTTACAGTCCAAGTAAAAACAGGAAGGAAAATAGGAGAGCTAGTAATGTTTTATGTAACTATGCTACTTTTAGATTCAACATTTTCTATgtctggaatactcctttaaggcttaaCTGATGACATCAGCTTTTCAgtcaagtcatgaatattcatccaGTATTTCTTTACCAGTTCTAATATCGCACTCCCAAATATGCTCTTTTTACTTCACACAAACAACCGAGAATCCACAGATGACATCCATCACCTGTGTCCATAACAACAAGATTGTAAAGAATTGCAAAGGTGTCAAAACttccttcattttcttttgagCTTTGCCTTGTTTCTGAGGAGATAACCTCATGGTCTTTGGGCTAGACTACATGATCCAGCCACTTTGATGAATGAGCCACTGCTGTTTAAAGGGTCGTTTCTTACAATATAAAAGTGATACAACAAATACAACCTACAACAGCAGTGGCTTTTTAAAGGCTGCAAGATATCAAACTTAATTTTCCATCTACATtcaacctttgacctgtatTAGCCTTGTTTTTGGACCATAAAACTTGACAAAGTTGCAACAATGGTCAATAAATGGAGGCACGAATCAGAAGTGAAATATGAAGCTTCACCACTCCTTTGAACTCTTGACTAAGACTTCTTCATACAAACAACTTGTCATCATGACCTTTGAACCATACAGTTTCGTTTGACTTGTCTGTACTAAATAGAGAATGGTGGACAAATTACCTCTCGGCAGGAGAACTCCTTACAAGGTAGTTCTTGATCAGGGAAACCGTCAAGATCTGTATCCTTGCCACAGACAGTTCCATTTCCAGCCCATCCAACATGGcactgaaaaaaagaaattgtggaattaaaatatgaataattcatataaaataaaagaaattgacAAATAAAGAAGGGAATGCTTCAACTAGTATTACTGACCTAACTATCAAAATGCCTGAATACAGTTTATCCTTTCCCTGTGAGGGCATCAAAGCTTACTTTAAAATCTGATTATCTGTACCATAAGTCAGAACAATTAACAGCAAAACAAAAGGACTGCTATAACTGGTACTACTAGAATGGGCTTTCAACATGGGATGGATGTATATTTTGCCTTTCACCACACGGGCGCTTGTTCTAATCCTTCATGTACACTTGAAAATAAATTATACTGAAAGTTTAATTGTACTACTTTCACAATTGGCCTGTTGCTTCTCAAACATCGACTCTTTTCATGGAACTTCAACACTTtcctcgggggggggggggggtcaaactTAGCCTATTTTTCATACATCGACTTTACTCAATAGGATTTGCATCAGTGGCTATAAACCAACATTTACTCTGTAGTCGACTTTTAACAGAGATGGTGGAAATTTACCTCACAGACTTTGCCCCCTCTGTTCTGAATGATGCAATCGGCATTTTCGTGACAGAGGTTTTGGGAGCCGTCGGGACATATCCTGTCAGGAAAGCAACCGTCTTCCTGGTTACCGCTGTAGCCGGGGAGACAGTTTCCACAATGGTAAGAACCCTGAAAGAACATGGTAACCTTGACTGATAATACGCACACAGCGGAGCAGTTATTCATGAAGAAAGAATTAGTCTGATAAAAGGCACACAGCCGAGCAGTTATTCATGAAGAAAGAATCAGTCTTGTTTGAGAGACCTTGATCTTCCATACCTTTATCATCAGGTGGGCAAACAGGTGCCTCAAACTGTTATGTTAGCTCATGtaattgccaaaaaatgttaacaaaagaaaacacattctcataaaaagtaaagaaaaaaaatctcgcATTCTGACGATGGCTCTGGAATCTTTACAATGTTAACAAGACAAGCGTCACCATtgattttgcaacttttttttaaagtgaacTATTTTTTCCCCCCGAGTATCTTTCTTTGCATTTCCACTTGTATGGGATAGAAAATTAACACTCTACTAATTTTGTCAAGATCAATTTGTGGCCTTTGCATAAAGATAAAAAGGAATGTAATGAATATTAGGGGAAAAAAGAcataatattttatcatttaagcAACCATCCCCTTTCAATTTTTAGCTAACCTCTCTGTACAACAACACAACTGAAGAAATCCTGCATTAGAATCTACTTTTTAGAATGCTTCTTTCTAGAAACTCACTTCTATACAGAGTTGCTCTCTTTACCCGATTAGGACTATCAGAGCCTTTTGTTGTAATCTTCCAATCCTTTCACCCATTACTTGGTTCTATGCTTTCTTACTCTAGATTTATTAAAATGCTTATATTGGATGGTTTCTATCTATGATTTATGACTTTCTGAATAATTTTTAAATCCTTTTCATAAGTTTTATTTCCTTGACCTTCCTTTTCACACATTGTCTTAAAAGTGTTTAgtgaaataaactgaaacatcAAAGAGAAACACACAGAGTATCAAGCCATCAAGTTATTACATGGATATTAGATAATTAATGTTCTAATAGTAAATTGAAAATGGCAGCTCTGCTGGTAGAGgccaaaaaaaaactcacaaaagcaaaacaaaaagaggctttaggagataaaaaaaaaaaaaaaactttgcttccttttttttcagcaTGTGAAAAGCTGTCTTGTGATGCTAAGCTTTGACACAGAATATTAAGTAAGTGTGACCTATGCCCTCCTAAATTctttgttattaaaaaaaaataataattgttgtAAACTTGTAATGTGCAGATTTGTCTTGCTTTCCCCTAAAAATGACTTTCAGGGTCGACGTACGCCTGACAATTTCAAGATAATTTGTTACCTGCTGGTGTTAAGAGCAGGTGACTTGGTTAAAGGTGTCATAGCAAATGCTGATCAGGAAAGAACACAAAACTTTAAAAGAGAAATGAGTGTGTTCAATAGCAAACGTAAAATAATGGTTTAATGCTATGCGAGACAAAGAACAAGTCAACACATGGCAGGCAGAACAGGTGCTTGTTTCGATCATGCTGTAATTCGATGAAAATTGCGGGCACAGTTCAGTATGAATGGCTTCACAGTGATTTGTATTAAAACTGTTAAAACAATTATGTGCCAGCTCTGATTGGGTGCCCTATTTCAAAAGAGCTAACGAATACTCCTAGTTTATATCGTTCTACAATTAACCAAAACCTAGATCGCTCAAGTATAATTTGCAGACATTGGTTTGTTGGCTTCTAAGCTAACACTCACCTATAAATAACTTATTTCATAGCATTGCAAACAGCAACTGGAGTTGAATCTCTGTTTGAGTTTTACACaagtttcccccccccccccccacctcccccaaatAAAGGTTTTGAACGGGATAAATATGCTATGAAAGCTAAGAGGCATTTTCTACTTTCAGGTTATTATCACAAATAGTTgctagagtatatatatatacaactgaCGTGATCTGTTGACCATAACTCTATACTTGTCTGTATCAAAGGCTAGCTAGTTTTACGGTTCACACAGCAGCTTACCTGGTAGTTGTAGCAGGCTGAATTTGGCGTGCAAGTGTTTGGCAGTTCGCACTCGTTAGTGTCTGTACAAGGCTGGCGATGATACAAAgacaaaaagagagagaaattgtttgaataatttaatacTGTCAGTTTAGACTAATTGTCCATTTGAAATCAGTCTGACCACTAGTAAACTAGTAACGCACTTCCTTGAGAACAATTATGTTGTGATGGTGGAAGTTCCTCACCTGTTTAGTGTGCCTAGCAGCCTCCAGTCCGATTCCATTGATAGCCACCCCCTTGAACCCTTCAGGGCAATGTGGGCAGAAGAATCCTGGTACTCTATTTTCACAAGTGACATTCACAAAGCAAGGATTAGATTCCATACACTGTGcgaaaattgtaaaagaagaAGGGGAAAACAATAGgtaaaataaaaactatttaCACGAAATGCAAGTTAGGTTCATCCATAAATTATACCTTAAAATCAgtttattcatgaaatgataGCAactttgtgggggggggaggggggcggggggacgTAATATGAATTAAGTATGGATGCAACAATTTATCatcttgaaataaaataagCTGAGGTTAATCATATCCCCTGTATATATGTTTCCCTGATCCATACAAATCACATTGACTGGCCCTAAGCTAATAGTGCAGACACCATTCATGTTCTTTAGTTTGCATCTTTCATTTAACCAACATGCCACAATTCAtgttacttttatttatttaagacAAAGAGTTGTTAAGAAAAAGATATATCAGAGAAAAAAGTAACATGAGGGAAAGAAAACATTATGgcttttctttttgatatatttgatcATAGCTGGTTACAGATCAGTACCGGCAAAAAGGAACTACTAAAGGATGCTATAAAGCCAGTCGGGCTTTCTTTCTCCTGTTTCAACGGAAAGTATAAAACAATCTTGGATGCTAGGAGTATTGTGGAGAGATGCAAACAACATCAATGCACTGTTCCTGCCTGGGGCTACGATACAAGTATCTTAAATCAAGAATTTAATACCTCATTGATGTCCTCGCATTCTATACCATTGCCACGGTAACCGGTTGGACACGGTCCACATTCTACTCTGTCCATGACTTGTGTTCCGTTCCTGTCTTTGATATCAAGGCAAGCCACTCCCGGAAAGCAAGGTTCGTCGGCGCAGGTTACAAAGGTTATCTCTGGACCGTTGATTTCGTTCCCTGCTGTGAACGACAAACAGATTTATAGGAATGATCGTTAATATGTTTACATTAGACAGGCTGAGGACAACAACAGATGGAAGGAACAATAGTAATTAGCTAAGCAGTAGATGAATTATTAGGAAtgtcaacaaaaacaacagatATTAGTATGTATTTAAGGCTTCTGTcttgcaaaatttgaaagatCCAATCATATTCCAGTTCATAACATATCTATATTTCGTCattggatatttatatagatGTAGCAGACTTTATTCAAGTATCCAAATGCATTTCCATCAATTTGATTTGTTATCACCTTTTAGTATCCAGTTGATACCTAATCTAGTAATTTTTGTACAATTTTACCTTGACAGGCACATTCTTCTATCGTTCTTGCCAATTGTCTGAGCTCTACATTCTgtcgataaaaaacaaaaaaatgaaagataaacaTCAATCCCAGTAAAGAATATCAAATGTAAATCAATAcatagtttatttatttatagaaaCTCACTGTGAAACTGCATTTCTCTGTGACATATATCATCAagttcaaccccccccccaccctccctacCCTCAAAAGACCATAAAACACAATTGGAaagaaattgtaaaacaaacaataaacttgacaaaaatagcaatgaaaatatagTCAATGGTTAAATATACATTTAGCTGTGTTATTTTCCACTGTTAACGACAATGatgaattgggggggggggtggacggGGGGGTTGAGTTATGTTTAACCATACCTGGTACATGTATGCTACCACAGTGCTTTTATAAATTCATCAGCCTAACAATTTATGGTTTATCTGTCACTCCTGGAGGTAGAGTATGTAGGGAGTCCATTCAACTCACATTCAGTCTCTCATTAAAAACACTTTCAATGTGTGACATGTAAGACCTTTCCTCGGGGTGGGTGTATTTAAAGTATGTGGAAGGAGGAGCAGAACGACCCGACCCTTCTTCGACATACTTGAGATAGAAAAGACATTCCAAAATCTGCCTTTTAAAAGTGCAGCAAATGTTTATTTTGCTAGAGACAGAAGTCATTTTCACCAAGACTGGTGATAATAACCAGTTTTTCTGGATTGTTTTTGTCATAATAAGGGTGATTGATGGAGGGCGACCCTCATTACAGATATAAAAGGGGTAAAAGTTTAGGTGACCCATGTAGGCCATGTGACTCATGCATAAACCATTTATTTCTACATAACTAACTTTGGCTGGATTTGTAAGAGAAAAATTCTTGAGTCAATATTACCAGATGCTATTCAGAGACAGTTGACAAGGGATGGAAACAGAGGGTAtcacatatttgttgttttaaaaGAGATGCTTAGTTGATATAAAGTAGTTATGgcttcaaatttaaaaacaatatgaAATGGAGATTCTACATGAAGTTGGAAAATTCTGGAAATTACTGAATGAATATAGCACCCTTTATGTTGACAGAGACTCATATGAGTAGCATAGATgagtggtggggggaggggggtatgtTGAGCAAGGGGATGGGGGCAGGGACAGTAATCCCTTCACAGACTTAGCATCTGAAATCATACCACAGATTTATGCTGAGAGAGGAAGTATGGTGAATATACCATTGAACCTCTCCATCCATATATGTGTATGAACATGTTCTTTTTATCTCAGCGtaagaaaaataatgaatgaataaCTGGATGGATaagtgaataaatgaatgaatgaataaatgaatggctgagtgaatgaatgaatcaatcAGTCAATGAATTAATGAGTGGATGaattaatgaataaataaatgaatgaatatatgaatgaatcAATGGAtggatcaatcaatcaatcaatgattTAGTCaattaatgaatgaaagaattaatgaaagaatgaatgaatgagtgagtgaAAGAGAGATTGAAGAAAATAGAACGTAAGGCTAGCTTCGTTAGAACAGAATCTTGGTTAAGCTATAATATACTTAGGGAAACAGACCTGATACTTCATTTGTTGTTGGAGCAAGATGACCGCATCTGTCAGAGACGAGATGGACTCCATCAGAGCATGGTGGGATGCAACTGTCAAAATAAGAGAAAATATGAGCAAACAATATAGAAAATATGCTGATGAAAGCTAGATCATTGAGAGCTAAATTAATTTGTCAGAAAACACTTTACATTGAGTCTTCCAGGGGATAACAGTAATAACAGTAATTTAATCCAAATTTGTGGATTATAAAGTTCTTCTATTTGGACTACCTGGTGACGAACAATGTTAATCTTatattaaagagaaaaatatttgaaaacaccAATCTTAATATCTTGTCCCCCAACTccagatatggttgattgaatgtaacctttCTTGACTGGCTAAAACCTTAACTACTCCAGCAAGTTGGATCATGGTAAATGAGGTCTGTGATCTGTGCTAATGTGCTTTGAAAGCTTTACttaggctattataatcttcaCATAGTTAatcttgaaacctgatacacgTGGAACGTTGCTTAGTTGCAAAAGTTGCCTGTAcctagaatttcatcaaaaaatgtatctttttttttgtagaaatatccttttgctctgtagataaatgattgacaaattagaatggggggggagggggaagacaTTTCTCAGCAGAACTGCCCtaggctgatgacatcatccattgtgttgttgccagatgcatttacaaaatatcacttaaatgtgaaaaattcatatctttgagGTACAAAAtcctatgaggatgtggttttcaccTACTAATACAGAGAACTTTTAAGTTTTGCTTTATTGCAATCATCTTTAACCACCATAAAATCCTTTTAAGGCATCTGTAAGCAataactgctatacatctttgcaacTGTGCAGAGGTTTGGAATATTTGCATAGTGGTTAGCTATCCTATGCCATGCCAGATAAAAATTATTTCGCTATGTTGATAGAAGATATCAAGTTGATTGTAAAAGCAGTTAAGACTCACATGTGACCTCTGACATGGGCTCCCCTGCTATGTAACGGACGCAATCTTGAATGTCATTCTTGTCACCTCCAAAGATCAAGATGGGTTTCTGAATTGTGCCCTGAAATTTAGACATAGATGTAGACGTTCATAAACCATATTTATGATAACAAGATATCATAAACACAAAATAGTACCAGCAGAATTTTATATCAATGAAAGAAAATGGGAGATCATGCTGTGCAACCAGTTATCTTGAAAGAGACCCAAGTTTTAATGAcaagggaaggagggagggacaTGAGAGAAGGAAAGGAAACATGAAAGGACAGGTAAACAGGATGGGGCGTGATTGGTCAAGAACAACATGCATTTGCTGTGTAATCAATAAGGGCACTGTGTCTAAAGTAGGACAATGAGGGGCTGCAGCATcttgcagccaggctgtgtatGACATTAGCTTTTGTGAtgtgcagtttcacacaaaTGGGAagttaaaagtaaaagttaagTTAACAGTATACAGTCTTGTATCAAGGCAAAGCCCTCTCACACAACTTTACAGCTTCACACACTAGGCAATGTTGGTCTGCTGAGAATAATTTCTACTGTTTGAtactgattcagccttgctgcaggggattgTGCAGCCGATGCAGCTTTTCTTGTGGACTCATATTATCAATAATAACAAAAGATCAAAACCTCAGTGCTGGCTCTTGACAACAAAACAtgtaaatcatgaatattttcatttatgaaaCAGAGCAAGAATATAAAAGATTACAGTAGATAAGAACCACAATGTAAACTTTAACCATCAAGCTACATTTCCATACTAAAATTAACACTCTCTATATCCTAGCAAATCTGATGCTACTTTTACTGGAATAACAGTCACGAAATATTCATTAAGAATTAATACTACGAGATGTTTCCTCTTGTTCTACATTGTGCGATCCCATGGTACCAAGGGAATGGTTTACCAAGCATGATCACCAGCTGCACCCTCATGCTAGTTTCCTACatgcaaatgaaatgaaaggtcTGTTGTGGCACTAAATGCAACAAGGTATAGGCTATACTCTGAAAgtttaaagtaaacaaaaacaactgTTTCACCTTGAGACGCAGAGGTCTTGCAGCGTCTGGAGAGGATCCAAACTGAAGTATTGCTGAAGGGATGCTGCTCTTTGTAAAGATTCGACTCAGCTTTCCGTTAAGGTCCAATTTACTGCTATCGGTGCAATCAATGGACACACTAGCGGTGGTAGAAGCCTTTCGTAAGTTTCCAAAATGGAGTAGGAGCGTGTGCCAATCGCCATCGATGAAATGAAGACCTAGGAACTCCTTGTATTGAGTGACCTCACCTATAGTGTACCTTAAGATCACTGAAAAGGGGGAGACagatattatcatatatatttgattggGGAAGAAGCCTAGACATATTTTACAGCCAAAGGTACAAAGGGATAACAATGGTTGAATGGATTATAGAGTGCACTTCCCATTGGGTTGGTGATCCAATGAATAGTGCTAGCTCATTTTAGATTTGTATTTATCATAAAGCCCATTTCGGATCAGGAAATTGTGGATTAGATGTTAGATATCACTGCTTCTGCTTTCATCGCCTTCATCCAAGCAGCTGTAGCTGTGGTTACTATTTACTGACAAATTCCAATGGAAGTGAGCGGACATTAAACTAGGGACtacaattattgaaaacaaaagatcAAATGCACTAGTCTACAGttttcatatatacagtagctttGTTTTTGATGTGATGGACTGAAAGAAGATGATTACTTCCTAAACATGACGGAAGTATTTCCCATGGATCAACTTAAACGAACAGTTCAGAGTTAAAGCTTATCCTGGTAAAATTGCCAAGCAAATTCCTACATGCTGTTTTTGACATACACGTTCATTTCGCAGAAGTACATTCTGTAACAAAGTGAATGTGAAACATTACCAAACTGAGTGTAATGATGTAATAGAAGCAAATTGACTAAGAATATTTTATGTTTCTTCCATCTATAACTTTAATCTTGGATTGCAAATTCCACTACAGAGGGAGAACAATTTCCTTTAGATATGGACAAAACTTCTATAAATAAGGCAACAGGAGGcttaaatgaaaatatcaccTTTAAGATCTAATGAAGTAAGGTTGGCTGTTGTTTTACTTATTTTGCATCACAACATCAACACTGTTGATTCAATATAACTTCTCTATGTATATAATTCATCAAACACAACATGCCATTCAAATATTGAACTCACATTTATCCATCGTGTTGAATCCATCGTAACCTAGCTCAAAGTAGACCCTGTCATCCCCTGGCTCTTCACCATAAATACCGAAAATGACTCCCGTATGACTCGGGTAGAGATTTAACCGCATCTTAACGTAAAAGTCATCCTTCTTCTTCAATTCTTTGGCAAAGATGCGGATTGTGGGGTCCTTTGTTTTGAATACTGCGGAGACCTCATTGCCTTCAAAGTGGTAAGCTGGTCCAACACCTCCCGAGGTACTGGTTTCATCAATGAAAGTCACTCCATATGCATCATCAGTCACTTCTATTTGTTCATACAGATTCACCTCTATACAGGGGAATAGAAAGGTGTGAAAGTACACGTCACATTCGGTTGATACAGTCGTCTTGATGGTTTCTTCTCAATCCATATTTAAAAAGGAAGAAACATTTATCTGTTAGCTAGCCTACACTATGCCAACCATCATCACTGCATGGATACTTGTCAATTTTTGACAGAACTTCTTGGTGGCAGGTGACCAATGTAATATATGAAAGGCGTATGAACAGGGGTCAGAATGGGGGGGAGATGTAGGAAAGTGGCATGCAGCTGCCTAATTAGGCCTAGTGATGAACTCCATATAGCACTGATGAATCATTCAGCTTGATCGATACTTTAGCAAAGAGAGTGTTAGGCAGACAATTAAATGATCTAAATGAAATTAGAAGAGACCGGTTGAATTTTGACCTCTTCACTTGTTTTTTGATCGAAAGAAATcgaaatgaaaatttgaaatcaaACAATTGAAATGTTTACCTATAAAAATCTAAACTTCAAATATTCCATCTTGGCAACTCTTGCATTCACAAAACTAATAAGCTGCCGGTGATCCTCCCACCCCCCATCTCTCATTTCTTTAGAGATCCCTGTATAATGTATGTAGAGCT
Proteins encoded:
- the LOC139978319 gene encoding cartilage oligomeric matrix protein-like isoform X2; its protein translation is MTEVRLIALLACMVAMTTALHEVNLYEQIEVTDDAYGVTFIDETSTSGGVGPAYHFEGNEVSAVFKTKDPTIRIFAKELKKKDDFYVKMRLNLYPSHTGVIFGIYGEEPGDDRVYFELGYDGFNTMDKLILRYTIGEVTQYKEFLGLHFIDGDWHTLLLHFGNLRKASTTASVSIDCTDSSKLDLNGKLSRIFTKSSIPSAILQFGSSPDAARPLRLKGTIQKPILIFGGDKNDIQDCVRYIAGEPMSEVTFASHHALMESISSLTDAVILLQQQMKYQNVELRQLARTIEECACQGNEINGPEITFVTCADEPCFPGVACLDIKDRNGTQVMDRVECGPCPTGYRGNGIECEDINECMESNPCFVNVTCENRVPGFFCPHCPEGFKGVAINGIGLEAARHTKQPCTDTNECELPNTCTPNSACYNYQGSYHCGNCLPGYSGNQEDGCFPDRICPDGSQNLCHENADCIIQNRGGKVCECHVGWAGNGTVCGKDTDLDGFPDQELPCKEFSCREDNCPDIPNSGQENIDGDAYGDVCDDDIDNDGIPNLSDNCEFTPNPNQTRSASFDSIGLACDNCPAVYNPQQIDTDGDGDGDECDEDIDNDGIYNILDNCVYDQNPFQEDNDGDFLGDACDNCPFHYNPSQTDADNDLLGDVCDTNRDRDGDGIQDNLDNCPSIPNFPQIDTDKDGLGDACDNDDDNDGITDLVDNCRIIYNPNQIDTNGDGQGDKCEDFDGDGYPDNIDVCPENPHIHTTDLRTFQTVVLDPEGTEQVDPRWIVFDEGKQIMQTINSDPGLAISYQAFSGVDFEGTFFVNTLTDDDYAGFIFSYQDSGSFYVLMWKQSDQTYWQSSPFRAVGESGFQLKVIKSRTGPGMFMRNALWHTGDTKGQAKLLWQDPSGVGWKDRTAYRWKVMHRPSIGLIRVRLFGADQQIADSGYIIDTTMRGGRLGLFCFSQENVIWARMSYRCNDEIPADALLVSG